The following proteins come from a genomic window of Sphingosinicella flava:
- a CDS encoding acyl-CoA dehydrogenase family protein translates to MDFTLTEREAFYRDRVRQFIETQIRPRIGDYKKQLATGDRWQPLDVIEELKPKAREAGLWNLFMPPAPVLPHVDDTFGFEGTQLTNLEYALCAEEMGRIGWASEVFNCSAPDTGNMEVLHRYGTREQKNQWLRPLMNGEIRSAFLMTEPAVASSDATNIECDIRREGDEYVINGRKWWSSGAGDPRCKVAIVMGKTDREAQKHKQQSMILVPLDAPGITVERALTVYGYDDAPHGHMEIELKDVRIPASNMLLGEGRGFEIAQGRLGPGRIHHCMRTIGAAEEALEAMVKRLQSRVAFGKRLMDHSIWEQRVARARIDIDMSRLLCLKAADMMDKAGNKAAANEIAMIKVQAPQMALQIIDDAVQAHGGAGVSQDFGLAASWAGIRTLRLADGPDEVHNRAIARNEFAKHAPKEH, encoded by the coding sequence GTGGATTTTACCCTTACGGAACGCGAGGCTTTTTACCGCGACCGGGTGCGCCAGTTCATCGAGACTCAGATTCGTCCGCGCATCGGCGATTATAAGAAGCAGCTCGCAACCGGCGACCGCTGGCAGCCGCTCGACGTGATCGAGGAACTGAAACCGAAGGCGCGAGAGGCTGGCCTCTGGAACCTTTTCATGCCTCCTGCCCCCGTCCTCCCGCACGTCGACGACACGTTCGGATTCGAAGGCACGCAGCTCACCAATCTCGAATATGCGCTCTGCGCCGAAGAGATGGGTCGGATCGGCTGGGCGAGCGAGGTGTTCAACTGCTCCGCGCCCGACACCGGCAATATGGAGGTGCTCCACCGCTACGGCACGCGGGAGCAGAAGAACCAGTGGCTGAGGCCGCTGATGAACGGCGAAATCCGCTCCGCCTTCCTGATGACCGAACCCGCCGTCGCCTCGTCCGACGCCACCAACATCGAATGCGACATCCGCCGCGAGGGCGATGAGTATGTCATCAACGGCCGCAAATGGTGGTCGTCAGGCGCGGGCGATCCGCGCTGCAAGGTCGCCATCGTCATGGGCAAGACCGACCGCGAGGCGCAAAAGCACAAGCAGCAATCGATGATACTCGTGCCGCTCGACGCCCCCGGCATCACCGTCGAACGCGCGCTCACAGTCTACGGCTATGACGATGCGCCGCACGGTCACATGGAGATCGAGCTGAAGGACGTGCGCATCCCCGCCTCCAACATGCTCTTGGGCGAAGGACGCGGTTTCGAAATCGCGCAGGGCCGCCTCGGCCCCGGCCGCATTCATCACTGCATGCGCACCATCGGCGCGGCCGAGGAAGCGCTGGAAGCGATGGTGAAGCGCCTCCAATCCCGCGTGGCGTTCGGCAAGCGCCTGATGGACCATTCGATCTGGGAACAGCGCGTCGCGCGCGCACGCATCGACATCGACATGTCGCGGCTCCTCTGCCTCAAGGCCGCCGACATGATGGACAAGGCCGGCAACAAGGCCGCGGCGAACGAGATCGCGATGATCAAGGTGCAGGCGCCGCAAATGGCGCTCCAAATCATCGACGATGCCGTCCAGGCGCATGGCGGCGCCGGCGTCAGCCAGGATTTCGGACTTGCCGCAAGCTGGGCGGGCATCCGCACCCTGCGCTTGGCGGACGGCCCGGACGAGGTGCACAACCGCGCGATTGCCAGAAACGAATTCGCGAAGCACGCACCGAAGGAGCATTAA